The Primulina eburnea isolate SZY01 chromosome 6, ASM2296580v1, whole genome shotgun sequence genome contains a region encoding:
- the LOC140833771 gene encoding LOW QUALITY PROTEIN: protein root UVB sensitive 2, chloroplastic-like (The sequence of the model RefSeq protein was modified relative to this genomic sequence to represent the inferred CDS: deleted 1 base in 1 codon), whose amino-acid sequence MIFSEILKMLKKDPIDATQTIPVYWIETSDSVSRRFEFEADGRLSMKIVDDARPASRRVVESFLNKFFPSGYPYSVNEGYLRYTQFRALQHFTSAALSVLSTQSLLFAAGLRPTPAQATAVSWILKDGMQHVGKLICSNLGARMDSEPKSWRILADVLYDVGAGLEVLSPLCPQLFLEMAGLGNFAKGMAVVAARATRLPIYSSFAKEGNLSDLFAKGEAISTLCNVFGIGVGIQLASTVCSSMKGKLIVGPLLSLVHVYGVSEEMRATPVNTLNPQRTAMIVAHFLKTGRIASPADLRYREDLLFPGRLIEEAGNVKIGRAIHEVLKPSQLHQVKDRFPDERFILAAGAKWTDLILERSATGEDALRGWLVAAYAADIENSLRMPSENVLEEAFDRMDNVFPSFILAVRAKGWHTDRFLDGARCRFTL is encoded by the exons ATGATTTTTTCG gaaattttgaaaatgttaAAGAAGGATCCAATCGATGCCACGCAGACAATACCCGTGTACTGGATTGAAACTTCGGATTCTGTGTCTCGCCGCTTTGAGTTCGAAGCCGATGGTCGATTGTCG ATGAAGATAGTTGATGATGCAAGACCTGCTTCCCGTAGAGTTGTTGAATCATTCCTGAATAAGTTTTTTCCTTCAGGATATCCCTATAG TGTGAACGAAGGATATCTTAGATACACACAATTTCGAGCCTTGCAACACTTCACCAGTGCGGCATTATCTGTGTTATCAACTCAG TCACTGCTATTTGCTGCGGGCTTGAGACCTACTCCAGCACAAGCTACTGCTGTCAGTTGG ATATTAAAAGATGGAATGCAGCATGTTGGGAAGCTCATATGTAGCAATTTGGGTGCAAGAATGGACTCAGAGCCCAAAAGCTGGAGAATTTTGG CTGATGTTCTGTACGATGTGGGTGCTGGTCTAGAAGTTCTTTCCCCTTTATGCCCACAGTTATTTCTTGAAATGGCTGGACTAGGTAATTTCGCTAAG GGAATGGCAGTTGTTGCTGCAAGAGCAACTAGGCTGCCAATTTATTCATCGTTTGCAAAAGAGGGAAATCTCAGCGATCTTTTTGCTAAAGGTGAAGCCATTTCCACTCTGTGCAATGTTTTTGGAATAGGAGTTGGAATTCAGTTAGCGTCCACAGTTTGCTCATCCATGAAGGGAAAG TTGATAGTCGGACCGCTCCTGTCTTTGGTACACGTTTATGGTGTCAGCGAAGAGATGCGAGCTACACCAGTCAACACACTCAATCCACAGAGAACCGCTATGATTGTTGCCCACTTTTTAAAG ACTGGTAGAATTGCTAGTCCGGCTGATTTAAGGTATAGAGAAGATCTCTTATTCCCTGGACGATTAATAGAGGAAGCTGGGAACGTTAAGATAGGAAGAGCTATACATGAGGTTCTCAAGCCTTCCCAGCTCCACCAAGTCAAAGATAGATTCCCAGACGAAAGATTTATACTTGCC GCTGGAGCAAAATGGACAGACTTGATATTGGAGCGCAGCGCCACTGGTGAAGACGCGCTTAGAGGATGGTTAGTCGCTGCATATGCTGCAGATATTGAAAATTCCTTGCGTATGCCGAGCGAGAATGTGTTGGAAGAGGCTTTCGATAGGATGGACAACGTGTTTCCGTCGTTTATACTGGCAGTTCGGGCTAAGGGGTGGCACACAGATCGGTTTCTTGATGGGGCTAGATGTCGTTTTACATTGTAA